GAGCTCGCCATGCGCATGGCGCTGAAGAAGGCGGGGCTGGAGCCGGGCGATATCGACTACGTCAACGCGCACGGCACCAGCACCATGGCCGACACGATCGAGCTGGCTGCGGTGAGGCGCGTGCTGGGCGACGATCTGGGCGGGGCGAGCATGTCCAGCACCAAATCGGCGATCGGCCACCTGCTGGGCGGCGCGGGCGCGGTAGAGGCGATCTTCTGCCTGCTCGCCATGCGCGACGGGGTGGTTCCACCAACACTCAATCTCGACAACCCGGACGAGGGGACCGAAGGCGTCGACCTGGTGCCGCACACCGCGAAGAAGCGCGAAGTGAACGCGGTTCTCAACAACAGCTTCGGCTTCGGCGGTACCAATGCCAGCCTGGTGATGCGCAAGGTCGACTGAGATGCGCCGCATCGTTCCGCTGGCGATCGCCCTCGTCGTCGCGGTCGTCGGCGCCGCGCTGCTCTGGTTCGCCTGGGGCTGGTACGGGTCGAGCGAGGTAGAGGAGGAGACCTTCTTCATCGTGCCCTCTGGCGCGACGCTGACCTCCGTCGCGCATGAGCTGGAGGACGACGGCCTGATCGCGTCCGCCGACCGGTTCCTGGTCCGGGCGAAGTTTCTCGGCAGCGGCGATCCGGTGAAGGCGGGCGAATTCGCGCTGCCCGCCGGTGCGAGCCCTGCGCAGATCCTCGACACGTTCCAGCATGGCGAGGTGATCCGCCGGTTCGTCACCATCCCTGAAGGGATGCCGTCGATCATGGTCTATGAGCGGCTGATGGCCGAGCCGCTGCTGACCGGCAAGATTTCCGTGCCCAAGGAAGGCTCGGTGCTGCCCGCGACCTACGATTTCGAGCGTGGCGAGCCGCGAGCGGCCGTGCTGGCGCGGATGCAGGCGGGCATGAAGAACTTCCTCGCCGAAGCCTGGCCCCGGCGCAAACCGGGGATCGCGGTCGACAAT
Above is a genomic segment from Erythrobacter sp. 3-20A1M containing:
- the mltG gene encoding endolytic transglycosylase MltG encodes the protein MRRIVPLAIALVVAVVGAALLWFAWGWYGSSEVEEETFFIVPSGATLTSVAHELEDDGLIASADRFLVRAKFLGSGDPVKAGEFALPAGASPAQILDTFQHGEVIRRFVTIPEGMPSIMVYERLMAEPLLTGKISVPKEGSVLPATYDFERGEPRAAVLARMQAGMKNFLAEAWPRRKPGIAVDNIQDAVTLASIVEKETGLPKERRMVAGLYSNRLKDGMRLQADPTLIYPITKGKPLGRRIERSEIRAVNGYNTYSMTGLPKGPITNPGRASIEAVLNPAPTDAVYMVADGTGGHVFAKTLEEHNANVQKWYRIRKARGEM